Proteins from a genomic interval of Desulfovibrio desulfuricans DSM 642:
- a CDS encoding MATE family efflux transporter — translation MFEKIFSLSEARRFYAVGLPIFIAQLSQTGMTFADTAMSGLYSAQALAAVAVAGSIWAPVALLGIGCLLALSPLSAQFVGSGRPDRAAHLLRQGLWLTLVMSVVLVGFYYAISFHLELFGLEPALADMAGAYLRAIMWGLPGFLLFVNLRSFLEGFSRTRPAMVIGLLGLALNVPCNYVFIYGKFGLPELGGVGCGVASAISFWFMGLCMLYYLRRDPQYKCLGPLFAPLFRGGSAEEPRFDGTLVLRVFRIGFPGALALFFEVSLFALSAILLAPLGTVMVAGHQIALNFGALVFMVPLSISMTATIRVGRYLGAQQTERAKIVARTALTLSVVFALLIATLTVLFRHSIVAIYTQDAAVAALAMQLLLYQAAYQIVDGLQVTGIGILRGHNDTRIISVICFAAYWIIGLPLGFALARTNLLVPSMGAAGFWIAYIVALGFGAACYLWRVRHLHSLTTEDMLQRVKR, via the coding sequence ATGTTTGAAAAAATATTCTCTCTTTCCGAGGCCCGCCGTTTTTATGCGGTGGGGCTGCCCATCTTCATTGCCCAGCTTTCGCAAACGGGCATGACCTTTGCCGATACAGCCATGAGCGGGCTTTACAGCGCCCAGGCTCTGGCCGCTGTGGCCGTTGCGGGTTCCATATGGGCCCCTGTGGCCTTGCTTGGCATTGGCTGCCTGCTGGCGCTCTCTCCCCTGAGCGCGCAATTTGTTGGCTCCGGACGGCCTGACCGCGCGGCGCACCTGCTGCGGCAGGGCCTGTGGCTTACCCTGGTCATGAGCGTTGTGCTGGTGGGCTTTTATTATGCCATCTCGTTCCATCTGGAGCTTTTTGGGCTTGAGCCCGCGCTTGCAGACATGGCAGGGGCGTACCTGCGCGCCATCATGTGGGGTTTGCCGGGTTTTCTGCTTTTTGTGAACCTGCGCAGCTTTCTTGAGGGATTTTCCCGCACTCGCCCTGCCATGGTCATAGGTTTGCTCGGGCTGGCGCTCAATGTTCCCTGCAACTACGTATTCATTTACGGCAAGTTCGGTTTGCCGGAGCTTGGCGGCGTGGGCTGCGGCGTGGCCTCTGCCATCAGCTTCTGGTTTATGGGCCTGTGCATGCTGTATTATCTGCGCCGCGACCCGCAATATAAATGCCTGGGGCCGCTGTTTGCGCCCCTGTTCCGTGGCGGCAGCGCAGAAGAGCCGCGCTTTGACGGTACGCTGGTCTTGCGCGTGTTCCGCATTGGCTTTCCCGGTGCGCTGGCCCTGTTTTTTGAAGTTTCGCTCTTTGCCCTCAGCGCTATTTTGCTTGCTCCTTTGGGTACGGTCATGGTGGCAGGGCATCAGATTGCCCTTAACTTTGGGGCGCTGGTGTTCATGGTGCCGCTTTCCATCAGCATGACGGCCACCATACGCGTTGGCCGCTACCTTGGGGCGCAGCAAACCGAGCGCGCTAAAATTGTGGCCCGCACGGCCCTGACCCTGAGCGTTGTTTTTGCGCTGCTCATTGCTACCCTTACAGTGCTGTTCCGGCATAGTATTGTGGCCATTTATACCCAGGATGCGGCAGTGGCCGCCCTGGCCATGCAGCTCCTGCTTTACCAGGCCGCCTATCAGATCGTGGACGGCTTGCAGGTGACGGGCATAGGCATTCTGCGCGGGCATAATGATACGCGGATTATTTCTGTCATCTGCTTTGCAGCCTACTGGATTATCGGGCTGCCCCTGGGTTTTGCCCTGGCGCGTACAAATCTTCTGGTCCCCTCAATGGGTGCGGCGGGCTTTTGGATTGCCTACATCGTGGCCCTGGGATTCGGGGCGGCATGTTACCTCTGGCGGGTGCGGCATCTACACTCGCTTACAACCGAAGACATGCTCCAGCGCGTGAAGCGTTAG
- a CDS encoding response regulator has product MTRPRQIHVLLLSESESMAALDRRALREVGVDRIEGLTSGVAAARMLAGLDEFPPSFKPDVVICSQRLSDMDGEQFCAILRLHPLLLDTPILLILPHDSEVEQLRTLGCGASALISRPYSFSQLKAHLDFLANSRSSLDDLEKAAHLADTRAFDEAVATYGILLKPIRQPEDYFRVGMQCLEQRKWNSAINAFQRAMRGALIQGKAELGMAAAWKGKGDMARYRHYLSLAAATFVRARQWNRARAVYARMLQEDPSARSPFLSEALQQIRQGNFDFAAGILAQGYEITPREQISERMAQICLATDTPDDMLKSMEACLEQALGADAEALSAEIRTTLETLTREAEAKKLEDAAERQWRAGRQAARERGDAEGAPAEWANDPLMQVGQAQMGHVQTNPSQPAGTAPQAGARQRGQVGIALADEDEPDMPSQQGSAARSGNLRAGQGASSPVIPLWGEHEGAAQSTQNTRATQDAQPAISGNTPIPQLLDPLARGKSSGSLLGGKSSLTDMMSIVKFTWKQAFRK; this is encoded by the coding sequence ATGACCCGCCCACGGCAGATCCATGTTCTTCTTCTCAGCGAAAGCGAATCAATGGCCGCTCTGGACAGACGCGCATTGCGCGAAGTCGGGGTTGACCGCATTGAAGGTCTGACCTCCGGCGTGGCGGCAGCCCGCATGCTGGCTGGCCTTGACGAATTTCCCCCTTCTTTCAAGCCCGATGTGGTCATCTGCTCGCAACGCCTTTCTGATATGGACGGCGAACAGTTTTGCGCCATCCTGCGTCTGCACCCCCTGCTGCTCGACACGCCCATTCTGCTGATTCTGCCCCACGACAGCGAGGTGGAGCAGCTCCGCACTCTCGGCTGCGGTGCAAGCGCCCTCATATCAAGGCCCTACTCCTTCAGCCAGCTCAAGGCCCATCTTGATTTTCTGGCCAACTCGCGTTCTTCGCTTGATGATCTGGAAAAAGCCGCCCACCTTGCCGACACCAGAGCCTTTGACGAAGCCGTGGCCACCTACGGCATCCTGCTCAAGCCCATTCGCCAGCCCGAAGATTATTTTCGCGTGGGCATGCAGTGCCTTGAACAACGCAAATGGAACAGCGCCATCAATGCCTTCCAGCGAGCCATGCGCGGCGCGCTTATTCAGGGCAAGGCGGAGCTGGGCATGGCTGCGGCGTGGAAGGGCAAGGGCGACATGGCCCGCTACCGCCACTATCTTTCCCTGGCGGCAGCCACATTTGTGCGCGCGCGGCAGTGGAACCGCGCCCGCGCGGTTTATGCCCGCATGCTTCAGGAAGATCCCTCGGCGCGAAGCCCGTTTTTGTCCGAGGCCTTGCAGCAGATACGCCAGGGCAACTTTGATTTTGCGGCAGGAATTTTGGCTCAGGGGTACGAAATCACCCCCAGAGAGCAGATCAGTGAGCGCATGGCGCAGATTTGCCTTGCAACGGATACCCCGGACGACATGCTGAAAAGCATGGAAGCCTGCCTTGAGCAGGCTCTGGGGGCGGATGCCGAAGCCTTGAGCGCAGAAATCCGCACCACGCTTGAAACCCTGACCCGCGAGGCAGAGGCCAAAAAGCTTGAAGACGCGGCAGAGCGCCAGTGGCGTGCAGGCCGTCAGGCCGCCAGGGAGCGTGGGGACGCAGAAGGTGCGCCCGCAGAATGGGCAAATGACCCTCTGATGCAGGTGGGTCAGGCTCAAATGGGCCATGTGCAGACAAACCCGTCTCAGCCCGCAGGTACAGCACCTCAGGCTGGAGCACGGCAACGCGGGCAAGTTGGCATTGCCCTTGCCGACGAGGACGAACCGGACATGCCCTCCCAGCAGGGTTCTGCCGCCAGATCAGGCAATCTGCGCGCCGGGCAGGGCGCATCCTCGCCAGTCATCCCCTTGTGGGGCGAGCACGAGGGCGCAGCCCAGTCAACGCAGAACACCCGCGCCACACAAGACGCGCAGCCAGCCATTTCAGGCAATACCCCCATCCCGCAGTTGCTTGATCCGCTCGCGCGCGGCAAGAGTTCCGGGAGCCTGCTTGGCGGCAAGAGCAGCCTCACGGACATGATGTCCATAGTAAAATTTACCTGGAAGCAGGCCTTCCGCAAATAG
- a CDS encoding 1,4-dihydroxy-6-naphthoate synthase, which produces MSALPPPNLSFGLSPCPNDTYIFHAMLHGLVPVPAPITPHMADVEELNNLARQKALDVTKMSLGATTEIMQDYALMSSGAALGWGCGPLVVARKNLKPEDWRNATVAVPGLLTTANLLLTLHGGFQGPRKEMLFSDVMSAVSNGEADLGLIIHEGRFTYARQGLVKLLDLGQWWEAEFSLPLPLGAIAVRRDLSIPLARRVQNTITASLAYANAHPDDSREFIRSHAQEMEESVTSAHIKTFVTDFSLDLGPAGRAAIEALVGRAADIMGKALPPEGLFLR; this is translated from the coding sequence ATGTCTGCCTTGCCGCCGCCAAATCTGTCATTCGGTCTTTCGCCCTGCCCCAACGATACCTATATTTTTCATGCCATGCTGCACGGGCTGGTGCCTGTTCCCGCGCCCATCACCCCGCATATGGCAGATGTGGAAGAACTGAACAATCTTGCCCGGCAAAAGGCGCTGGACGTCACCAAGATGTCGCTTGGCGCAACCACCGAAATCATGCAGGATTATGCCCTGATGTCTTCGGGCGCGGCGCTTGGCTGGGGCTGCGGCCCCCTTGTGGTGGCGCGTAAAAACCTCAAGCCCGAAGACTGGCGCAATGCCACGGTGGCGGTGCCCGGCCTGCTGACCACGGCCAACCTGCTGCTGACCCTGCACGGCGGTTTCCAGGGGCCGCGCAAGGAGATGCTGTTCAGCGACGTTATGTCTGCCGTGAGCAATGGCGAGGCTGATCTTGGCCTGATCATCCACGAGGGGCGCTTTACCTATGCGCGTCAGGGGCTTGTAAAGCTGCTTGATCTGGGGCAGTGGTGGGAGGCGGAGTTTTCTCTGCCGCTGCCGCTGGGGGCCATTGCCGTGCGGCGCGACCTGTCCATACCCCTTGCCCGGCGCGTGCAGAATACCATTACTGCCAGTCTGGCTTACGCCAACGCCCACCCTGATGATTCGCGCGAATTTATCCGTTCACATGCGCAGGAAATGGAAGAAAGCGTCACCAGCGCCCACATCAAGACCTTTGTGACGGATTTCAGCCTTGATCTCGGCCCGGCGGGGCGCGCGGCCATTGAGGCCCTTGTGGGCCGCGCTGCGGATATCATGGGCAAGGCCTTGCCGCCGGAAGGACTCTTTCTGCGCTAA
- a CDS encoding SLC13 family permease: MTQVSSAAGRSFLGYLCENIRNRGKNPLRAFTGFALAWVAFFLLWNVIPPFDGLTHNGMAVLGIVVWASIMWVSEAMPAGVTGISIPTMLLITQALPWNNGKPPMAIIFAGFTDHVIWLCLFAFMVAAVMQLIGLDRRIALGILARFKASSVCRVIWGMFFVNIVLGFLVPAANARAATLLPVVQGICNLLGDTPEERAAKKALVIQSLVYGSMICGMFIMTAHLPNMILVGIFEKNGFTNINFLNWMLLQFPYLGMFVLTNWWTRYYFKTNCVSIAGGSATIEKSYKELGPMSTAEKTLLGIFLLVGFMFVTGKGSFIYELHRQPLGVIGLVGMMVLFAPGVMPCSWKAVQQKTIWGTFLLLGGAMTMTTAMTQAGVAQWLADHIHSMVVGMNWWQTVLTMMVGTHIIRLGMLSNVAAVAMLAPVVFAMAPKLGLHPVAFTLLVCDTDTFAYLLPTQITAAVIAHSTETFSTADYAKVGSVAVLIAIAYGVCVMAPWYALLGMPVWNPAAAWPF; the protein is encoded by the coding sequence ATGACTCAGGTTTCTTCCGCCGCAGGGCGGTCTTTTTTGGGCTATCTTTGTGAAAATATTCGTAATAGGGGCAAAAATCCCCTGCGCGCTTTCACGGGCTTTGCCCTCGCATGGGTTGCATTTTTTCTGCTATGGAATGTGATTCCCCCATTTGACGGGCTGACGCACAACGGCATGGCCGTTCTGGGTATTGTGGTGTGGGCCAGCATCATGTGGGTCAGCGAGGCCATGCCCGCAGGCGTGACAGGTATTTCCATTCCCACCATGCTGCTGATCACCCAGGCTCTGCCCTGGAACAACGGCAAACCGCCCATGGCGATCATCTTTGCCGGATTCACCGACCACGTTATCTGGCTGTGCCTGTTTGCCTTTATGGTGGCAGCGGTCATGCAGCTCATTGGCCTTGACCGCCGCATCGCCCTGGGCATTCTGGCCCGCTTCAAGGCTTCGTCCGTATGCCGGGTTATCTGGGGCATGTTTTTTGTGAATATTGTTCTGGGCTTTCTGGTGCCTGCGGCCAACGCCCGCGCCGCCACCCTGCTGCCCGTGGTGCAGGGTATCTGCAATCTGCTGGGTGATACGCCCGAAGAACGCGCCGCCAAAAAGGCCCTTGTCATCCAGTCTCTGGTTTACGGCTCCATGATCTGCGGCATGTTCATCATGACCGCCCACCTGCCCAACATGATTCTGGTGGGTATTTTTGAAAAGAACGGCTTCACCAACATCAACTTTCTCAACTGGATGCTCTTGCAGTTCCCGTATCTGGGCATGTTTGTGCTGACCAACTGGTGGACGCGCTACTACTTCAAGACCAACTGCGTTTCCATTGCTGGCGGCTCCGCCACCATCGAAAAAAGCTACAAAGAGCTTGGCCCCATGAGCACCGCAGAAAAAACCTTGCTGGGCATTTTTCTGCTGGTCGGATTCATGTTTGTGACGGGCAAGGGCAGTTTTATTTATGAACTGCACCGCCAGCCCCTGGGAGTTATCGGTCTGGTGGGCATGATGGTGCTGTTTGCCCCCGGCGTGATGCCCTGCTCGTGGAAGGCCGTGCAGCAAAAGACCATCTGGGGCACATTCTTGCTGCTGGGCGGCGCAATGACCATGACCACCGCCATGACCCAGGCTGGCGTGGCGCAGTGGCTTGCCGACCACATCCACAGCATGGTTGTGGGCATGAACTGGTGGCAGACAGTGCTGACCATGATGGTGGGCACGCACATTATCCGCCTTGGCATGCTCTCCAACGTGGCCGCCGTGGCCATGCTTGCCCCGGTGGTATTTGCCATGGCGCCCAAGCTTGGTCTGCACCCCGTGGCCTTTACCCTGCTGGTGTGCGATACGGATACGTTCGCCTACCTGCTGCCCACCCAGATTACCGCCGCAGTCATTGCCCACAGCACAGAAACTTTCTCTACCGCCGACTACGCCAAGGTGGGTTCTGTGGCCGTGCTTATCGCCATCGCCTACGGCGTCTGCGTCATGGCCCCCTGGTACGCGCTGCTCGGCATGCCCGTGTGGAACCCCGCCGCAGCCTGGCCTTTTTAA
- the mqnC gene encoding cyclic dehypoxanthinyl futalosine synthase has product MSTFFPAHSPFDEQGAEFEDVRQAAALAASGQRLDRAAAEALYYKASLHTLAQLAHAMRLRLHPEPIVTYVGDRNINYSNVCVCACRFCAFFRAPDQEGGYVISREEMAQKIEETLALGGTQVLLQGGHHPDLPLEWYEDLLRWMRATWPQLHIHAFSPPEIFFWAEKFGLSVSEVLRRLKEAGLHSLPGGGAEILHTGVRAQVSPNKCTAEQWLGVMEEAHKLGLRTTATMMFGHEEEPAHRLDHLFAVREVQDRTHGFTAFIPWTFQPAHTRIDVDPLPAPAYLRLLAVSRLVLDNIANIQASWVTMGPQVAQLALFYGANDFGSLMIEENVVAAAGVSFRMDRSDIHKVIRTAGFTPVQRTMDYTPVVPQPEV; this is encoded by the coding sequence GTGAGTACCTTTTTCCCCGCGCACAGCCCCTTTGACGAACAGGGCGCAGAATTTGAAGACGTGCGCCAGGCCGCAGCCCTTGCCGCCAGCGGTCAGCGCCTTGACCGCGCCGCCGCCGAAGCCCTGTACTACAAGGCCAGCCTGCACACGCTTGCCCAACTGGCCCACGCCATGCGTTTGCGCCTGCACCCTGAGCCCATTGTCACCTACGTGGGTGACCGCAACATCAACTATTCCAACGTGTGCGTGTGCGCCTGCCGCTTCTGCGCCTTTTTCCGCGCGCCAGACCAAGAAGGCGGCTACGTCATCAGCCGTGAAGAAATGGCGCAGAAAATCGAGGAGACTCTTGCTCTCGGCGGCACCCAGGTGCTGCTCCAGGGCGGGCATCACCCCGACCTGCCGCTGGAATGGTACGAAGACCTGCTGCGCTGGATGCGGGCCACATGGCCGCAACTGCACATCCACGCCTTTTCGCCGCCGGAAATATTCTTCTGGGCCGAAAAATTCGGTCTTTCCGTTTCGGAAGTGCTGCGCCGCCTGAAGGAAGCTGGCCTGCACTCCCTGCCCGGCGGCGGCGCGGAGATTCTGCACACGGGCGTGCGCGCCCAGGTTTCGCCCAACAAATGCACTGCCGAGCAGTGGCTCGGCGTTATGGAAGAAGCCCACAAACTGGGCCTGCGCACCACCGCCACCATGATGTTCGGCCATGAGGAAGAACCCGCCCACAGGCTGGATCACCTCTTTGCCGTGCGCGAGGTGCAGGACCGCACCCACGGCTTCACGGCCTTTATTCCCTGGACATTCCAGCCAGCGCACACGCGCATCGACGTCGACCCGCTGCCCGCCCCCGCCTACCTGCGCCTGCTGGCAGTCTCGCGTCTCGTGCTGGACAATATCGCCAACATCCAGGCCTCGTGGGTGACCATGGGGCCGCAGGTGGCCCAGCTGGCCCTGTTCTACGGCGCCAACGACTTCGGCTCGCTGATGATTGAAGAAAACGTGGTGGCCGCAGCCGGGGTTTCCTTCCGCATGGACCGCAGCGACATCCACAAGGTCATCCGCACGGCGGGCTTTACCCCTGTGCAGCGCACCATGGACTATACGCCCGTGGTTCCCCAGCCTGAAGTGTAA
- a CDS encoding menaquinone biosynthetic enzyme MqnA/MqnD family protein: MTEQKKTPPVLRMGRIGYLNVLPIYHPLEAGILPHDYELVSGPPALLNTMMARGELHVSSCSCFEYASRPERYQLVEDLSIGSHGPVMSVLLLSRVPFDQLEEQEILISGETHTSVALLRLIMRDRFKLNVTFTTGQVTPALRGKKPPVAFLAIGDEALRLRNHPEYPHRLDLAEAWRDWTGLPFIFGLWVVSRAAAEAKLFTSDPGALLRQGRDWGLEHMDVILDLTAHGCPLSREELAFYYSKGLVYTLGAEEQRGLSLFYQMLADAGMIAKAPALEFFKL, from the coding sequence ATGACCGAACAAAAAAAAACTCCCCCCGTACTGCGCATGGGCCGCATTGGCTATCTCAACGTACTGCCAATCTATCATCCGCTCGAAGCAGGCATTCTGCCCCACGATTACGAGCTTGTTTCCGGCCCGCCAGCCCTGCTCAACACCATGATGGCGCGCGGCGAACTGCACGTTTCGTCCTGCTCGTGTTTTGAATACGCCAGCCGCCCGGAGCGCTACCAGCTTGTGGAAGACCTCTCCATCGGCTCCCACGGCCCGGTCATGAGCGTGCTGCTGCTCTCGCGCGTGCCCTTTGACCAGCTTGAAGAGCAGGAAATCCTCATCAGCGGCGAAACACATACCTCGGTGGCCCTGCTGCGCCTCATCATGCGCGACAGGTTCAAGCTCAACGTCACATTCACCACCGGGCAGGTGACCCCGGCCCTGCGCGGCAAAAAACCGCCCGTGGCCTTTCTGGCCATTGGCGATGAAGCCCTGCGCCTGCGCAATCATCCCGAGTATCCGCACCGTCTCGATCTGGCTGAGGCGTGGCGCGACTGGACGGGCCTGCCCTTTATTTTCGGCCTGTGGGTTGTCAGCCGCGCCGCCGCCGAGGCAAAGCTCTTTACCAGCGACCCCGGCGCGCTGCTGCGGCAAGGGCGCGACTGGGGCCTTGAGCACATGGACGTCATCCTTGACCTCACGGCCCACGGCTGCCCCCTCTCGCGAGAGGAGTTGGCCTTCTACTACAGCAAGGGCCTTGTTTACACCCTGGGCGCGGAAGAACAGCGCGGCTTGAGCCTTTTTTATCAAATGCTGGCAGATGCGGGCATGATCGCCAAGGCCCCGGCCCTGGAGTTTTTCAAACTGTAA
- the mqnE gene encoding aminofutalosine synthase MqnE, with protein sequence MLDATYYAALGLSSIREKVLSGERLSPEDGLTLFNCPDITAVGALALHVRCRLHGHKAFYVVNRQINYTNVCVNGCTFCAFRRDREDEPGAFAMSLDDVLARLRAADATPLHLDELHIVGGCHPTRPLAWFEDMIRAVRAFNPNLPVKAFTAVEIEHFARLEGISTLEVLKRLQNAGLVMMPGGGAEIFDEELRPQICPHKADAKAWLRIQGEAHSLGIVTNCTMLFGHIESYEHRIDHLCRLREQQDKSGGFTCFIPLPFLTDHSRLKLPEDKVGPQRGLDQLRTVAVSRLMLDNIPHLKAYWIMMAPKLAPVALWYGADDLDGTIIEERIGHMAGSQSAQGMTIEELEHLIRESGFTPVRRNATFNTLNDESTEARQ encoded by the coding sequence ATGCTAGACGCAACATACTACGCCGCACTGGGCCTTTCGTCTATCCGCGAAAAGGTGCTCTCCGGGGAGCGGCTTTCGCCCGAAGACGGGCTGACACTGTTCAACTGCCCCGATATTACAGCCGTGGGCGCTCTTGCGCTGCACGTGCGATGCCGCCTGCACGGGCACAAGGCCTTTTATGTGGTCAACCGGCAGATCAACTATACCAATGTGTGCGTCAACGGCTGCACCTTTTGCGCCTTCCGCCGCGACAGGGAGGACGAGCCGGGCGCGTTTGCCATGAGCCTCGACGACGTGCTGGCCCGTCTGCGCGCCGCAGACGCGACCCCCCTGCATCTGGACGAGCTGCACATTGTGGGCGGCTGCCACCCCACGCGGCCCCTTGCCTGGTTTGAAGACATGATCCGCGCGGTGCGGGCCTTTAACCCCAATCTGCCGGTCAAGGCCTTTACCGCCGTAGAGATTGAACATTTTGCGCGCCTTGAAGGCATCAGCACCCTTGAGGTGCTCAAACGCCTGCAGAACGCGGGCCTTGTGATGATGCCCGGCGGCGGCGCGGAAATTTTTGATGAAGAACTGCGTCCGCAGATCTGCCCGCACAAGGCCGACGCCAAGGCATGGCTGCGCATTCAGGGCGAAGCTCACAGCCTCGGCATTGTCACCAACTGCACCATGCTGTTCGGGCATATCGAATCATACGAGCATCGCATCGACCACCTCTGCCGCCTGCGCGAGCAGCAGGACAAGAGTGGCGGCTTTACCTGTTTTATCCCCCTGCCCTTCCTTACGGATCACAGCCGCCTCAAGCTGCCGGAAGACAAGGTCGGCCCCCAGCGCGGGCTGGATCAGTTGCGCACGGTGGCTGTTTCGCGCCTCATGCTCGACAACATCCCCCACCTCAAGGCCTACTGGATCATGATGGCCCCCAAGCTTGCCCCTGTGGCCCTGTGGTACGGCGCGGACGATCTGGACGGCACCATCATTGAAGAGCGCATCGGCCACATGGCGGGTTCGCAGTCCGCCCAGGGCATGACCATTGAGGAGCTGGAGCACCTTATCCGCGAATCGGGCTTTACCCCGGTGCGGCGCAACGCCACCTTCAATACCCTGAACGACGAATCCACGGAGGCGCGCCAGTGA
- a CDS encoding 4Fe-4S dicluster domain-containing protein — MPPKIDTHKCNGCNGREETHCEETCPGDLMALNPATGKAYLRAARDCWDCMSCIKACPAGALEIKMPYQLGYFKATLRPIMGSNFIIWKCRDINGQEQTYRYVNRLDKA; from the coding sequence ATGCCGCCGAAAATCGACACGCACAAATGCAACGGCTGTAACGGGCGCGAAGAAACCCATTGCGAAGAAACCTGCCCCGGCGATCTCATGGCCCTGAATCCCGCCACGGGCAAGGCCTACTTGCGGGCCGCCCGCGACTGCTGGGACTGCATGTCCTGCATCAAGGCCTGCCCCGCGGGCGCGCTTGAAATCAAGATGCCCTACCAGCTGGGCTACTTCAAGGCCACGCTGCGCCCCATCATGGGCTCCAACTTCATTATCTGGAAATGCCGCGACATCAACGGGCAGGAACAGACCTACCGTTACGTGAACAGGCTGGACAAGGCCTGA
- a CDS encoding adenylyl-sulfate reductase subunit alpha, with the protein MARIKTTHAVDFRPTSLNDIETVEVNADLLIIGGGNAGCFVATETARLNPAAKIVIVEKADIMRSGACSAGMDAINTYIPPNKTPEDLVRWSRSQVGGGPLREDLALSNAQELNECVEDLERWGLPILRDEQGNIRYRGKWDISIHGEQLKPIMAEKALETGADVYNRVAATALLVHNGRCTGATGFSVRDGKFYVFRARATVVSTGGAGTLYKSYTADSTDSGSQIWMCPYCVGSGYAMGLRQGAELSSLEQRWVATRTKDFCGPVDTISVGYGAPIINSLGERVMSRYESLGGDAAPRYIRANAPMEEWLAGRGPCFCDTTNMTPEKTKAMMEDYLNERPSFVLFLASRGQDPSKEPIEIFGSDPYIMGGHTGGGYWVDMERMTTLPGLFAAGETAGGNPNKFVGGCCAEGKLAARGALAYMAVTDAPELDAVQIAQEKERVYAPLLTREEEGVSPLEMKERLQRLMDEYAGGSSQFYRVNEQQLDYALWHIKILQSQFKHLRAKDLHDLMQANETMDRVDVAEAVVHHLKARKETRWAGWQTRSDYPQRDDENFDCFVESRRDPATGEMTTFTRPYEQLLPGDRYKP; encoded by the coding sequence ATGGCACGCATAAAAACAACACATGCGGTCGATTTTCGGCCAACCAGCCTGAACGACATTGAAACCGTCGAGGTAAACGCCGATCTGCTGATCATCGGCGGCGGCAATGCCGGTTGCTTTGTGGCAACGGAAACTGCGCGTCTCAACCCCGCAGCCAAGATCGTTATTGTGGAAAAGGCCGACATCATGCGTTCCGGCGCGTGCTCTGCCGGTATGGACGCCATCAACACCTATATTCCGCCCAACAAGACGCCCGAAGACCTCGTGCGCTGGAGCCGCTCACAGGTGGGCGGCGGCCCTCTGCGCGAAGATCTGGCCCTCTCCAACGCTCAGGAACTCAACGAATGCGTTGAAGACCTGGAGCGCTGGGGCCTGCCCATTCTCAGGGATGAGCAGGGCAACATCCGCTACCGTGGCAAGTGGGATATTTCCATCCACGGCGAGCAGCTCAAGCCCATCATGGCTGAAAAAGCCCTTGAAACGGGGGCGGATGTGTACAACCGCGTGGCGGCAACGGCTCTGCTGGTGCACAATGGGCGCTGCACAGGGGCCACGGGTTTTAGTGTACGCGACGGCAAGTTCTACGTGTTCCGCGCACGGGCCACGGTGGTGAGCACCGGCGGCGCGGGCACGCTTTATAAATCCTACACCGCCGACTCCACCGACAGCGGCTCGCAAATCTGGATGTGCCCCTACTGCGTTGGTTCCGGCTACGCCATGGGCCTGCGCCAGGGCGCGGAGCTCAGCAGCCTTGAGCAGCGCTGGGTCGCCACGCGCACCAAGGATTTTTGCGGCCCTGTGGATACCATCTCCGTAGGCTATGGCGCGCCCATTATCAACTCCCTGGGCGAGCGCGTCATGAGCCGCTATGAAAGCCTTGGCGGCGATGCGGCCCCGCGCTACATCCGCGCCAACGCTCCCATGGAGGAATGGCTGGCTGGTCGCGGCCCCTGCTTCTGCGACACCACCAACATGACGCCGGAAAAAACCAAGGCCATGATGGAAGACTACCTCAACGAGCGGCCTTCCTTCGTGCTCTTCCTTGCCAGCCGTGGGCAAGATCCGTCCAAGGAACCCATCGAAATCTTCGGTTCCGATCCCTACATCATGGGCGGGCACACCGGCGGGGGCTACTGGGTCGACATGGAACGCATGACAACCCTGCCCGGCCTGTTTGCAGCGGGCGAAACCGCAGGCGGCAACCCCAACAAGTTTGTGGGCGGCTGCTGCGCCGAGGGCAAGCTGGCCGCGCGCGGCGCTCTGGCCTACATGGCCGTAACCGATGCACCGGAGCTTGATGCCGTCCAGATCGCGCAGGAAAAGGAACGTGTGTACGCTCCCCTGCTCACGCGCGAAGAAGAAGGCGTAAGCCCGCTGGAAATGAAGGAACGCCTGCAAAGGCTCATGGATGAATACGCTGGCGGTTCCAGCCAGTTTTATCGCGTCAACGAGCAGCAGCTTGATTACGCACTTTGGCACATCAAGATTCTGCAAAGCCAGTTCAAGCACCTGCGAGCCAAGGATCTGCACGACCTCATGCAGGCCAACGAAACCATGGACCGCGTGGACGTGGCCGAAGCCGTTGTGCACCACCTCAAGGCCCGCAAAGAAACCCGCTGGGCTGGCTGGCAGACCCGCTCGGACTACCCCCAGCGCGACGATGAGAACTTTGACTGCTTTGTGGAGTCGCGCCGCGATCCCGCCACAGGAGAAATGACAACCTTTACCCGTCCCTACGAGCAGTTGCTGCCCGGCGACAGGTACAAGCCCTAA